In Phyllobacterium zundukense, one DNA window encodes the following:
- a CDS encoding MarR family winged helix-turn-helix transcriptional regulator encodes MPTLSSPRTDSKGRKLSNFLCFAIYSADLAFGRAYKPILDELGLTYTQYIAMVALSEEDDQTVGTLGEKLFLESNTLTPMLKKLESLGYVRRQRDPADERQVRVGLTPAGRRLLETNPALSLVDATGLGEEFPVVQKSVVRLRDNLLRATRAEPGKS; translated from the coding sequence ATGCCCACGCTCTCTTCCCCGCGGACCGACAGCAAGGGCCGAAAGCTTTCGAATTTTCTGTGCTTCGCGATCTACTCGGCAGACCTGGCCTTTGGTCGCGCGTACAAGCCAATCCTGGATGAGCTTGGCCTGACATACACCCAATATATCGCCATGGTGGCCCTCTCCGAGGAGGACGACCAGACCGTTGGGACGCTGGGCGAAAAGCTGTTTCTCGAATCCAACACGCTGACACCCATGCTCAAGAAGCTCGAGTCCCTAGGCTACGTCCGACGTCAACGCGATCCCGCCGACGAAAGGCAGGTCCGGGTGGGCTTGACTCCAGCCGGGCGCCGGCTTCTTGAAACGAATCCAGCCCTGTCGCTGGTCGACGCCACCGGGCTCGGAGAGGAATTTCCAGTAGTGCAGAAGTCCGTGGTGAGACTGCGCGACAACCTCCTGCGTGCCACCCGGGCTGAACCGGGGAAATCATGA
- a CDS encoding DUF3095 family protein, with protein MANSYTNPRQAYSEFSLVLDPAMYEPLPDDWLIGVTDVVSSTSAIKSGRYEDVNYAGASIIAALGNAWGTFDFPFVFRGDGAAFALPPHGIMTATSVLRQVATFARTELNLALRIGLVSVREIRANGYDVRIARYAASENVTYAMFAGGGLKWAEQQIKKGRYLVKPGKHTAMPDLTGLTCEWTPFPSQQGEILSLLVEPDENTSPEIFAALAKRVLAVFDAGPRQSHPVPKGIAIPKDGEKYVDVKSWSEVASNSDFRKYDDGLRLTLDCTREQINTVEAMLVAAKARGEINFGLHRQSHALMTCLVPSGRPDSHLHFLDGMGGGYAKAAEMLEASELPEASSFNRGSPALEIPLLAY; from the coding sequence ATGGCCAACAGCTACACAAACCCCCGTCAAGCATATAGTGAGTTTTCGCTTGTGCTCGACCCTGCCATGTATGAGCCATTGCCCGATGATTGGCTCATCGGGGTAACGGACGTTGTTAGCTCGACTTCAGCGATCAAGTCGGGGCGCTATGAAGACGTCAACTATGCAGGTGCGTCCATAATCGCCGCTCTTGGCAATGCCTGGGGTACGTTCGATTTCCCATTTGTGTTTCGCGGAGATGGGGCCGCATTTGCATTGCCGCCCCATGGCATCATGACTGCGACTTCGGTGTTGCGACAGGTCGCGACCTTTGCAAGAACCGAACTTAATCTTGCTCTTCGAATTGGGCTGGTGTCCGTGCGCGAAATACGTGCCAATGGATACGACGTGAGAATTGCCCGGTACGCTGCCTCGGAAAACGTCACCTATGCGATGTTTGCCGGGGGTGGACTCAAATGGGCGGAGCAGCAGATCAAGAAGGGGCGGTACTTGGTAAAGCCGGGTAAGCATACCGCGATGCCGGACTTGACCGGGCTTACATGTGAGTGGACCCCGTTTCCCAGCCAGCAGGGCGAGATTCTATCGCTGCTGGTCGAGCCTGATGAAAATACGAGCCCCGAAATCTTTGCCGCGTTGGCCAAGCGTGTGCTCGCCGTCTTTGATGCCGGACCACGTCAGTCTCATCCAGTTCCAAAGGGCATCGCCATTCCTAAAGACGGTGAAAAGTATGTAGATGTGAAGAGTTGGTCGGAGGTTGCCTCCAATTCGGATTTCCGCAAATACGATGATGGTTTGCGTCTTACGCTGGACTGCACACGTGAACAAATCAACACAGTTGAAGCCATGCTTGTTGCGGCAAAGGCACGTGGCGAGATCAACTTCGGACTGCATCGACAGTCTCATGCGCTCATGACCTGTCTGGTGCCTTCGGGAAGGCCGGATTCACATTTGCATTTCCTGGACGGAATGGGCGGTGGGTATGCCAAAGCCGCTGAGATGCTGGAGGCAAGTGAACTTCCTGAAGCGTCATCGTTCAATAGAGGCAGTCCGGCGCTCGAAATACCGCTTTTGGCTTATTGA
- a CDS encoding alpha/beta hydrolase, producing the protein MAVKKRLVINFTGYEGLHPDAVRGRYLNSSADFNSLWHAKTRAGPMVPEGPNIATMQIETSGANWQTKTAFCQYGGADIFDAYAARNVATRFATGLVAFLDILLTGTFWRYLRTSWRFCIFFMWPFALACFISLVTIGVGLFPLFAGYGALHLLWTVPLALALGRLLVRWPGDKVFFSYLLDDWAAASDRIHRRNPSLLQRRQAFADHLAEKLRTSDADEVVIIGHSLGTVPAVEAIADVWRSDPELLRRKPVSLLAAGSCLLMIAFHPRATGLREDVRVVCQESPVLWAEFQTITDIVHFYKSDPAAALGIKPRGKLIIRRIRFKHIHSAKRYALARKNFFKMHLLFLKGAQVRNPYDMGMFVQGPFAFRDLVTTYHTSAAPLDEAGRVVQAA; encoded by the coding sequence ATGGCTGTCAAAAAACGCCTGGTGATCAACTTTACCGGCTATGAGGGATTGCATCCCGATGCGGTTCGCGGGCGCTACCTGAACAGTTCCGCCGATTTCAACAGTCTGTGGCATGCGAAAACCCGCGCCGGGCCAATGGTGCCAGAGGGGCCGAACATCGCTACCATGCAGATCGAGACAAGCGGCGCCAACTGGCAGACAAAAACGGCATTTTGCCAGTATGGTGGCGCCGATATTTTCGACGCCTATGCAGCGCGGAACGTTGCCACGCGGTTTGCTACGGGACTGGTGGCGTTTCTCGATATCCTCCTGACCGGCACGTTCTGGCGTTATCTTCGCACAAGCTGGCGTTTTTGCATCTTCTTCATGTGGCCCTTCGCTCTCGCCTGTTTCATTTCACTGGTCACAATTGGCGTCGGTCTCTTTCCGCTGTTTGCAGGTTATGGCGCCCTCCATCTTCTCTGGACCGTTCCGCTTGCGTTGGCTCTCGGCCGCCTGCTCGTTCGCTGGCCGGGCGACAAAGTCTTCTTCTCCTATCTGCTCGATGACTGGGCGGCTGCCTCGGACCGAATTCACCGCCGCAATCCGAGCCTGTTGCAGCGCCGGCAAGCCTTTGCGGATCATTTGGCGGAGAAACTGCGGACGAGCGATGCGGATGAGGTCGTCATCATCGGGCACAGCCTTGGCACGGTTCCCGCGGTGGAAGCCATTGCCGATGTCTGGCGCAGCGATCCGGAACTTCTCAGGCGCAAGCCGGTGTCACTGCTGGCGGCAGGGTCCTGTCTGTTGATGATAGCCTTTCATCCGCGTGCCACCGGATTGCGCGAGGACGTACGGGTTGTATGCCAGGAAAGCCCGGTTCTCTGGGCGGAATTCCAGACGATTACCGATATCGTTCATTTCTATAAATCAGATCCGGCAGCGGCACTTGGTATCAAGCCGCGGGGTAAGCTGATCATCCGTCGGATTCGCTTCAAACATATTCACAGCGCGAAGCGCTATGCGCTCGCCAGGAAGAATTTTTTCAAGATGCACCTTTTGTTTCTCAAGGGCGCACAAGTACGCAATCCGTACGATATGGGCATGTTCGTCCAGGGGCCGTTTGCGTTCAGGGATCTGGTGACCACTTACCACACCAGCGCCGCTCCGCTTGATGAGGCAGGCAGGGTCGTGCAAGCGGCCTGA
- a CDS encoding aldo/keto reductase, whose protein sequence is MQYRQLGATGPRVSELGLGCMGMSAIYGPSNQTESIATIHAALEAGVTLLDTGDFYDSGHNELLIAEALKGKTREDAIISVKFGGLRDPAGGWSGFDARPEATKNFLAYSLKRLGVDYIDIYRPARLDPNVPIEETIGAIADMVKAGYVKHIGLSEVGSETIRRAVAVHPIVDLQIEYSLISRGIEDGILETCRELGIGITAYGVLSRGLISGHWTKDRAGPGDYRAHSPRFQGENLDRNLALVEALQRIAQAKGVTVAQIAIAWVTAQGEDIVPLVGARRRDRLVEALGALDVTLTSDDMAAIERAVPKGAASGTRYAEAQMAHLDSEAGHQH, encoded by the coding sequence ATGCAATATCGTCAATTAGGCGCTACCGGACCGCGCGTTTCTGAACTGGGGCTCGGCTGCATGGGCATGTCGGCGATCTATGGCCCCTCCAACCAGACGGAAAGCATAGCCACGATTCATGCCGCGCTCGAAGCGGGGGTCACGCTGCTCGACACCGGTGATTTCTATGATTCCGGCCATAATGAGCTACTGATCGCCGAGGCGCTAAAGGGCAAGACGCGTGAGGATGCCATCATCAGCGTCAAATTCGGCGGGCTTCGCGATCCGGCCGGCGGCTGGAGCGGCTTTGACGCGAGACCTGAAGCCACGAAGAATTTCCTTGCCTATTCGCTGAAGCGGCTCGGCGTGGATTATATCGACATATACCGTCCAGCTCGGCTCGACCCCAATGTGCCGATCGAAGAAACCATTGGCGCAATCGCCGACATGGTCAAGGCTGGCTATGTCAAGCATATCGGCCTGTCGGAAGTCGGTTCGGAAACCATCAGACGGGCCGTTGCCGTTCATCCCATCGTGGACCTTCAGATAGAGTATTCGCTGATTTCCCGCGGCATCGAAGACGGCATTCTCGAAACCTGCCGCGAGCTTGGCATCGGCATCACTGCCTATGGCGTGCTTTCACGCGGCCTGATCAGCGGACACTGGACGAAAGACCGCGCCGGGCCCGGTGATTACCGTGCGCACAGTCCGCGCTTCCAGGGTGAAAATCTTGACAGGAACCTCGCCCTCGTCGAGGCCTTGCAGAGAATTGCCCAAGCCAAGGGTGTTACCGTCGCGCAGATCGCCATCGCCTGGGTTACGGCACAGGGCGAGGACATCGTTCCGCTGGTCGGTGCCCGCCGCCGTGACCGGCTGGTCGAAGCGCTTGGTGCACTCGACGTCACGCTGACGTCCGACGATATGGCTGCCATCGAAAGGGCTGTCCCCAAGGGCGCCGCATCGGGTACCCGCTATGCCGAAGCGCAGATGGCGCATCTCGACAGCGAGGCCGGACATCAGCATTGA
- the gnd gene encoding phosphogluconate dehydrogenase (NAD(+)-dependent, decarboxylating): protein MQLGMIGLGRMGSNMAQRLMTHGHDCVVHDTRAESMNALKQQGAKGTTSLEEFVSLLAKPRAVWLMLPAAVVDMVLAKLIPLLDKDDIVIDGGNSYYHDDIRRSGELKSHGIHYVDVGTSGGIFGLDRGYCLMIGGEKGIFQHLSPIFAALAPGKGNIPVTASRAAKASGDSTADQGYLHCGPHGAGHFVKMVHNGIEYGLMAAYSEGLNILRNADIGLRSHEADAETTPLLHPEHYQYNFDLPEIAEVWRRGSVISSWLLDLTADALYEDPALASYEGHVSDSGEGRWTVMAAIDEAVPTPVLSAALQERFSSRGNAEFANKILSAMRSEFGGHVEKKPQG from the coding sequence ATGCAGCTTGGTATGATTGGATTGGGGCGCATGGGCAGCAATATGGCACAGCGCCTGATGACACATGGTCACGATTGTGTCGTGCATGACACCCGCGCCGAGAGCATGAACGCCCTGAAGCAACAGGGTGCCAAGGGAACGACATCCCTGGAAGAATTCGTGTCCTTGCTGGCAAAGCCCCGGGCGGTCTGGCTGATGCTGCCCGCCGCAGTCGTCGATATGGTTCTGGCCAAGCTGATCCCACTGCTCGACAAGGATGATATCGTCATCGACGGCGGCAATTCCTACTATCATGACGATATCAGGCGCAGTGGCGAGTTGAAATCACACGGCATTCATTATGTCGACGTCGGGACAAGTGGCGGTATTTTTGGTCTCGATCGCGGCTATTGCCTGATGATTGGCGGCGAAAAGGGAATCTTCCAACATCTCTCGCCAATCTTTGCCGCCCTTGCGCCAGGAAAAGGCAACATCCCCGTGACAGCCAGCCGAGCGGCAAAGGCCAGCGGCGACAGTACTGCCGATCAGGGCTATCTGCATTGCGGTCCGCATGGCGCCGGGCATTTCGTCAAGATGGTCCATAACGGTATCGAATACGGGCTGATGGCAGCCTACTCCGAGGGTCTGAATATCCTGCGCAATGCCGATATCGGCCTGCGCTCCCATGAAGCCGACGCGGAAACCACGCCGCTGCTGCATCCGGAACATTATCAGTATAATTTCGACCTGCCGGAGATCGCCGAGGTATGGCGCCGCGGCAGCGTGATCAGTTCATGGCTGCTCGACCTGACGGCCGACGCGCTCTATGAGGATCCCGCACTCGCGAGCTACGAAGGGCATGTCTCGGACTCCGGCGAAGGACGCTGGACGGTCATGGCAGCCATCGACGAGGCCGTGCCGACGCCTGTGCTCAGCGCCGCGCTGCAGGAACGCTTCAGTTCGCGCGGCAATGCCGAATTTGCCAACAAGATACTCTCCGCCATGCGAAGCGAATTTGGCGGGCATGTGGAAAAGAAGCCGCAGGGATAA
- a CDS encoding LysR family transcriptional regulator, with product MIDPDLSDLGALVAVAQARNFRAAAALRGVSASSLSEAIRRLETRVGVRLLNRTTRSVTPTEAGVQLLERLTPALGDIAGALDALNRFRDSPTGTLKLNVPTIAAQRILSPIINRFLAAHPGITLEISATDSFIDVLAAGFDAGIRYDESIERDMIAIPIGPRTQRFVVGAAPSYLAEHGIPEHPHDLVNHACIRHRFASGVIPSWEFERDGKTIKITPKGPLIASTAELGVGAAVAGLGLIHIFEEYLSDAFQSGDLVPVLTEWWQSFTGPRLYYPSRTHMPVPLRAFVDFIKSPAERAAQEHLTPLHPSSRCAMTRLP from the coding sequence ATGATCGATCCAGACCTTTCAGACCTTGGCGCTTTGGTTGCTGTTGCACAGGCGCGCAACTTTCGCGCCGCAGCGGCGCTTCGCGGCGTCTCGGCTTCTTCGTTGAGTGAGGCCATTCGCCGGCTGGAAACCCGGGTTGGTGTTCGGCTGCTGAACCGGACTACACGCAGCGTCACGCCGACTGAAGCTGGAGTGCAGCTGCTCGAAAGGCTGACCCCGGCGCTCGGCGATATTGCCGGTGCGCTGGATGCGCTGAACCGTTTTCGCGACAGCCCAACAGGAACACTAAAGCTCAATGTGCCGACGATCGCCGCACAGAGGATTCTGTCGCCCATCATCAACCGGTTTCTTGCGGCACATCCCGGAATCACACTCGAGATTTCCGCCACGGATAGTTTCATCGATGTGCTTGCAGCGGGTTTCGATGCAGGCATTCGCTACGATGAAAGCATCGAGCGCGACATGATCGCCATCCCGATCGGACCGCGCACCCAGCGCTTCGTGGTCGGCGCAGCGCCATCCTATCTTGCCGAGCATGGGATACCCGAGCACCCGCATGATCTCGTCAATCATGCCTGCATTCGCCATCGTTTCGCCAGTGGCGTCATTCCGTCGTGGGAGTTCGAGCGCGACGGAAAGACGATCAAGATAACCCCTAAAGGACCATTGATTGCTTCCACCGCAGAACTTGGGGTTGGCGCAGCTGTCGCGGGCCTCGGACTGATTCACATATTCGAGGAATACTTGAGCGACGCGTTCCAAAGCGGCGATCTGGTCCCGGTTCTGACCGAGTGGTGGCAGAGCTTCACCGGACCTCGCCTTTATTATCCCAGCCGCACGCACATGCCGGTGCCGCTGCGGGCTTTCGTCGATTTCATCAAGAGCCCCGCAGAACGTGCCGCGCAGGAACACCTTACGCCCTTGCATCCATCGTCTCGCTGTGCCATGACGCGCCTCCCTTGA
- a CDS encoding tyrosine-type recombinase/integrase: MYVSVEKNFIFVHVAKTGGQALKRALRPYAVQKASGQWRRLLSHLPVPEGPDIQFGPHASIRWAKLKLPRNFFDGAFKFGLVRNPYDLAVSRYAFVRGQGDHHRHEHAQTQSFLDFLRLERRRALWLPRDQSSMLCDFSGTLDKQGRAVLVTMLHTWKALQERFGTRDGESITKEDCRAHTADRRQTGIADGTIHTELGHLRTVLVWAEKNMLIGKAPEIERPSKPDPKDRHLTREEAQRILEAAKTPHLKTAIHLMLGTAARVTAILELTWDRVDFDRRLIYLRDPSDKVKRKGRAIVPINATLLTALRDAKAGALTEYVVEWAGQPVKSLKRGIATAANNADVKDVSAHVFRHTAAVWMAEASVPMEEISQYLGHSNVEITRRVYARYSPDHLRKAASASNLAYT, encoded by the coding sequence ATGTACGTTTCGGTCGAGAAGAACTTTATCTTCGTCCACGTCGCCAAGACTGGTGGCCAGGCGTTGAAGCGGGCTTTGCGACCCTATGCCGTGCAGAAAGCCTCCGGCCAATGGCGGAGGCTCCTTTCGCATCTGCCGGTCCCAGAAGGCCCTGACATTCAGTTCGGCCCGCATGCCTCGATTCGCTGGGCAAAGCTAAAGCTGCCGCGCAACTTCTTCGACGGGGCCTTCAAATTCGGGCTGGTTCGCAACCCTTACGACCTCGCCGTCTCCCGATACGCTTTCGTTCGCGGCCAAGGCGACCACCACCGCCACGAGCACGCGCAGACGCAGAGTTTCCTCGATTTCCTTCGCCTGGAGCGCCGTCGAGCGTTGTGGCTCCCGCGCGATCAAAGCTCGATGTTGTGTGATTTCAGCGGTACCCTCGACAAGCAAGGCCGGGCTGTACTTGTAACTATGCTGCACACATGGAAGGCGCTTCAGGAGCGTTTCGGTACAAGGGATGGCGAAAGTATCACCAAAGAGGATTGTCGCGCTCACACAGCAGACAGGCGGCAAACTGGTATAGCTGATGGAACAATCCACACCGAACTAGGCCACCTTCGCACGGTGCTGGTTTGGGCGGAGAAGAATATGTTGATCGGCAAAGCTCCGGAGATCGAGCGGCCATCGAAGCCAGATCCAAAAGACCGCCACCTCACCCGAGAAGAAGCACAACGCATTCTCGAAGCGGCGAAGACCCCTCACCTGAAAACCGCAATCCACCTGATGCTTGGCACAGCAGCGCGGGTAACGGCTATTTTAGAATTGACATGGGATCGTGTGGATTTCGACAGACGTTTGATCTATCTGCGTGACCCTTCAGACAAGGTCAAGCGCAAGGGGCGTGCTATCGTGCCAATAAACGCGACGCTCCTCACGGCGCTCAGAGACGCCAAGGCAGGGGCTTTAACGGAATATGTGGTGGAATGGGCCGGGCAGCCGGTGAAGAGTCTCAAGCGCGGCATCGCGACCGCTGCAAACAATGCCGACGTCAAGGATGTATCCGCGCACGTATTCCGGCATACGGCTGCTGTGTGGATGGCTGAAGCTAGCGTGCCTATGGAAGAAATCAGCCAATATCTTGGACACAGCAATGTCGAGATCACGCGAAGGGTCTATGCCAGGTATTCTCCTGATCATCTTAGGAAAGCAGCTTCTGCCTCGAATTTGGCCTATACGTAG
- a CDS encoding Ohr family peroxiredoxin has translation MTEKVLFTGKTHNTNGRDGGTRSSDGQLELKLKQPHPAAENLFGAAWSACYMGAIEAAAGQRSIKLPAGLAVDAEIDLNVDDGSYFLRARLNVSVPGVDPEIARELLHAAHGICPYSKATHGNIDVVTNLI, from the coding sequence ATGACTGAGAAGGTTCTTTTCACCGGTAAGACTCACAATACGAACGGTCGCGATGGCGGAACACGCAGCAGTGACGGCCAGCTCGAGCTCAAGCTGAAGCAGCCGCACCCGGCTGCCGAAAACCTCTTCGGCGCCGCTTGGTCGGCCTGTTACATGGGAGCGATCGAGGCCGCAGCCGGCCAGAGAAGCATCAAGCTTCCAGCGGGTCTCGCGGTCGACGCCGAGATCGATCTGAACGTCGATGACGGCTCCTACTTCCTGCGCGCGCGCCTCAATGTCAGCGTGCCGGGCGTCGACCCCGAGATTGCGCGCGAACTGCTCCATGCGGCACACGGCATCTGCCCATATTCCAAGGCCACGCACGGCAACATTGACGTTGTGACCAACCTCATCTGA
- a CDS encoding epoxide hydrolase family protein, producing the protein MGIAAAGAASFIPESRAAAAAGDEIRPFKIDVPDEQLDDLRRRIAATRWPEQEADASQGVQLAMIQKLARYWGTDYDWRKVEAQLSALPQFVTTIDGLDIHFIHVRSKNPNALAMIVSHGWPGSVLEEIKLVGSLTDPTAHGGKAEDSFDLVIPSMPGYGFSGKPASAGWGPERIAQAWVELMKRLGYTRYVAQGGDWGALVVQLMGVQAPPGLLGIHTNMPAAVPPEIDKAAFTGAPSPEGLSAEEKNAYDQLAFFYTKGLAYAQEMANRPQTLYGIADSPVGLAAWILDHDIRSYELMARVFDGKPEGLTRDEILDNITLYWLTNTGVSSARLYWENKFAFFAPKNVTIPVAVSVFPDELYAAPKSWLDKAYPKLIFYNKHDKGGHFAAWEQPELISADLKAAFRPLRQ; encoded by the coding sequence ATGGGAATTGCAGCGGCCGGTGCCGCTAGCTTTATTCCTGAGAGTCGGGCTGCGGCGGCCGCCGGTGACGAAATCCGCCCGTTCAAAATAGACGTTCCGGACGAGCAACTCGACGATCTCCGCCGACGCATCGCCGCGACGAGGTGGCCCGAGCAGGAAGCGGATGCCTCGCAGGGCGTTCAACTCGCGATGATCCAAAAACTCGCACGCTATTGGGGGACAGACTACGATTGGCGTAAGGTCGAAGCTCAGCTGAGCGCCTTGCCGCAGTTCGTGACGACCATCGACGGCCTGGACATTCACTTCATCCACGTTCGCTCGAAGAACCCCAATGCGCTTGCGATGATTGTCTCGCACGGTTGGCCAGGCTCGGTGCTTGAGGAGATCAAGCTCGTCGGGTCACTGACGGATCCAACTGCGCACGGCGGGAAGGCCGAAGACTCGTTCGACCTCGTTATTCCATCGATGCCGGGCTACGGCTTTTCCGGAAAGCCGGCGAGCGCCGGCTGGGGGCCCGAGCGCATCGCCCAAGCCTGGGTGGAACTGATGAAGCGCCTTGGTTACACCCGCTACGTCGCCCAGGGCGGCGACTGGGGTGCGCTCGTCGTCCAGCTGATGGGTGTACAGGCGCCTCCTGGATTGCTCGGCATCCACACCAATATGCCCGCCGCTGTTCCACCCGAAATTGACAAGGCGGCTTTCACCGGGGCTCCTTCCCCGGAAGGCCTCTCGGCCGAAGAGAAGAATGCTTACGATCAACTCGCCTTCTTCTATACAAAAGGCCTGGCCTACGCCCAGGAGATGGCTAATCGTCCGCAGACGCTGTACGGGATCGCGGACTCGCCAGTGGGCCTCGCTGCCTGGATACTCGACCACGACATACGCAGTTACGAGCTTATGGCACGTGTCTTTGACGGTAAACCAGAGGGCCTTACGCGAGATGAAATCCTCGACAACATCACGCTTTACTGGTTGACGAATACGGGGGTTTCTTCGGCTCGTCTCTATTGGGAGAACAAGTTCGCCTTTTTCGCGCCGAAGAACGTCACCATCCCGGTTGCCGTGAGCGTCTTTCCGGACGAACTCTATGCGGCCCCGAAGAGTTGGTTAGACAAAGCCTATCCCAAACTGATCTTTTACAACAAGCACGACAAAGGCGGGCACTTCGCCGCGTGGGAACAGCCGGAGCTCATCTCTGCCGACCTCAAGGCAGCATTCCGGCCGCTACGCCAGTAG
- a CDS encoding MaoC family dehydratase produces MKEAITLKQLKTAVGTEIGCSEWRVVSQEMINQFADATDDHQFIHTDPERAEKETPFGGTIAHGFLTISLLSTLAYEALPMIEGATMGINYGFDKVRFMAPVKSGKRVRAHFKLVDADIRPSGRVLNNYEVTLEIEGSLKPALVANWLTIAVLEHPPEME; encoded by the coding sequence ATGAAAGAAGCGATTACGCTCAAGCAATTGAAGACGGCGGTCGGCACCGAGATCGGCTGTTCGGAGTGGCGCGTCGTCAGCCAGGAGATGATCAACCAGTTTGCCGATGCCACCGACGACCATCAGTTCATCCACACGGATCCGGAACGCGCCGAGAAGGAAACGCCTTTTGGCGGTACCATTGCGCATGGCTTCCTGACCATCTCGCTCCTTTCGACCCTGGCCTATGAAGCGCTGCCGATGATCGAAGGCGCGACGATGGGCATCAATTACGGTTTCGACAAGGTGCGCTTCATGGCACCGGTCAAATCCGGCAAGCGTGTGCGCGCCCATTTCAAGCTGGTCGATGCCGATATCCGCCCTTCCGGCCGTGTTCTCAACAATTATGAAGTAACGCTCGAGATCGAAGGTTCGCTCAAGCCGGCGTTGGTTGCCAACTGGCTTACCATTGCAGTGCTGGAACATCCGCCCGAAATGGAATGA
- a CDS encoding Hsp70 family protein gives MAQALGFDFGTTNTVMALADGVTTHSMAFTSAAGTADSMRTALSFMKDPLAGASALKVEAGHAAIRQFIDHPGECRFLQSIKTFAASALFQGTLIFAKRQTFEDLMEIFLRRIRTYAGDSWPSDVSRIVTGRPVHFAGANPDPALATERYNEALTRFGFPEIHFVYEPVAAAFYFAQNLKSDATVLVADFGGGTTDYSIIRFETSGGKLRATPIGHSGVGVAGDHFDYRMIDQIVAPQIGKGSFFRSFDKTLEVPASWYANFGRWNQLSIFKTSKEFTALKKLVRDSLEPEKLEIFVDLVDHDEGYPLYQAVSATKIALSSADEAEFNFAPLGRGGRKTIRRAEFESWIEGDLARIEGALDDVLQKTGTLPGQIDKIFLTGGTSFVPAVRRIFTERFDHGRIESGGELLSIAHGLALIGERDDITQWTA, from the coding sequence ATGGCTCAGGCGCTGGGTTTCGACTTTGGCACGACCAATACAGTCATGGCATTGGCCGATGGGGTAACGACGCACTCCATGGCCTTCACCAGCGCAGCCGGCACGGCCGATAGCATGCGCACCGCCCTGTCCTTCATGAAGGACCCGCTCGCCGGAGCCTCAGCCCTGAAGGTGGAGGCCGGACATGCGGCTATCCGCCAATTTATTGACCATCCTGGCGAGTGCCGTTTCCTGCAATCGATCAAGACGTTTGCCGCAAGCGCCCTCTTCCAGGGTACCTTGATCTTCGCCAAGCGGCAGACCTTCGAGGACCTGATGGAAATCTTCCTGCGGCGCATCCGGACCTATGCCGGCGATAGCTGGCCGTCAGACGTCAGCCGCATCGTCACTGGCCGCCCGGTACACTTCGCCGGTGCCAATCCTGATCCGGCACTGGCGACCGAACGCTACAATGAGGCACTAACGCGTTTCGGCTTTCCGGAAATCCATTTCGTCTATGAACCTGTCGCCGCTGCGTTCTATTTCGCCCAGAACCTCAAATCAGACGCCACAGTGCTCGTGGCCGACTTCGGCGGCGGAACGACCGACTATTCGATCATCCGCTTCGAAACCTCGGGCGGCAAGCTCCGCGCGACGCCCATCGGCCATTCCGGCGTTGGCGTTGCAGGCGACCATTTCGATTACCGCATGATCGACCAGATCGTGGCGCCGCAGATCGGCAAGGGCAGCTTCTTCAGGAGTTTCGACAAGACGCTGGAAGTTCCGGCTTCCTGGTATGCCAATTTCGGCCGCTGGAACCAGCTCTCCATCTTCAAGACCTCAAAGGAATTTACGGCACTGAAGAAGCTGGTGCGCGACAGCTTGGAGCCGGAGAAGCTGGAAATCTTCGTCGATCTGGTCGATCACGATGAGGGCTACCCGCTCTATCAGGCTGTCTCGGCAACGAAGATCGCGCTGTCATCTGCCGATGAAGCCGAGTTCAACTTTGCGCCGCTCGGGCGTGGCGGCCGCAAGACGATCCGCCGCGCAGAATTTGAAAGCTGGATCGAAGGCGATCTGGCACGGATCGAAGGCGCACTGGATGATGTGCTGCAAAAGACAGGCACCCTGCCCGGGCAGATCGACAAGATATTCCTGACCGGGGGCACCTCCTTCGTACCAGCCGTGCGGCGCATCTTCACCGAGCGCTTCGATCACGGCCGCATCGAAAGCGGCGGCGAACTGCTCTCCATCGCCCATGGTCTCGCGCTCATTGGCGAGCGCGACGACATTACCCAATGGACCGCGTGA